The proteins below are encoded in one region of Populus alba chromosome 2, ASM523922v2, whole genome shotgun sequence:
- the LOC118049227 gene encoding reticulon-like protein B8 has product MPEKITAENLISNLVETIADSVPKQKSVSFFEEGEESVTSRINRLFGRQKPVHHLLGGGKSADVLLWRNKKISAGVLTGATAIWVLFEWLNYHLLSLICFALALGMLAQFVWINASGLMNGSPSQVPRLVLPDDIFVSIGRSIGAEVNRSLLFLQDLSCGGNLKQFLAAIASLWVAAIIGSWCNFLTVMYIGFVAAHTLPVLYERYEDQVDDFLYKAFDQLRNYHQKLDAGVLGRIPKGKFNGKKHE; this is encoded by the exons ATGCCTGAGAAGATAACAGCAGAAAACCTTATCAGCAATCTAGTAGAAACTATAGCTGATAGTGTTCCGAAGCAGAAATCCGTGTCGTTTTTTGAGGAAGGGGAAGAATCTGTCACTTCTCGTATCAACCGTCTGTTTGGGCGACAGAAGCCTGTCCACCATCTTTTGGGAGGTGGAAAAT CTGCTGATGTTCTGTTATGGAGGAACAAGAAGATCTCAGCTGGTGTCTTAACCGGGGCAACAGCCATCTGGGTGCTCTTTGAATGGCTTAACTACCATCTCTTGTCTCTTATATGCTTTGCTCTGGCTCTTGGTATGCTGGCCCAATTTGTTTGGATAAATGCTTCGGGCCTAATGAACGG GTCTCCATCTCAGGTCCCTCGCCTTGTACTACCTGATGATATATTTGTCAGCATTGGCAGATCAATTGGTGCTGAGGTTAACCGCTCTTTGCTGTTTCTTCAGGATTTGTCATGTGGAGGAAACTTGAAACAGTTTCTTGCG GCTATAGCAAGCTTGTGGGTTGCTGCAATTATTGGGAGCTGGTGCAACTTTTTAACTGTTATGTATATTG GTTTTGTTGCTGCCCACACATTGCCAGTCCTGTATGAGAGATATGAAGATCAAGTTGATGATTTTCTGTACAAGGCATTTGATCAGCTCCGAAACTACCACCAAAAGCTTGATGCTGGTGTCCTCGGTAGGATCCCCAAAGGAAAGTTCAATGGAAAGAAGCATGAATAG